In Desulfosporosinus sp. Sb-LF, the following are encoded in one genomic region:
- a CDS encoding NAD(P)H-dependent oxidoreductase subunit E: MCDNPSTDHLFQQLDDYIDSLPYKKEDLIVILHQAQALFGYLPDKVQWHIAQKLDIPSAKVYGVVSFYSFFTMKPRGKHVANVCMGTACFVRGSEKLQAEVEKQLGIKTGQTTTDHLFSLDSVRCIGACGLAPVMTVDGKVYGRLNDPKEVEHILATYETENQISETVVH; the protein is encoded by the coding sequence ATGTGCGACAACCCCTCAACCGATCATCTTTTTCAGCAGCTCGATGACTATATTGATAGCCTCCCCTATAAAAAAGAAGACCTAATTGTTATCCTCCATCAAGCTCAAGCACTCTTTGGATACCTCCCCGATAAAGTACAATGGCATATCGCTCAGAAACTGGACATTCCTTCCGCTAAAGTCTACGGCGTTGTAAGTTTTTATTCTTTTTTCACTATGAAACCTCGAGGTAAACACGTTGCCAACGTTTGCATGGGCACGGCCTGTTTTGTGCGGGGCTCTGAGAAACTACAAGCAGAAGTCGAAAAACAACTGGGAATTAAAACGGGACAAACCACGACTGATCATCTCTTTTCTTTGGATTCTGTGCGCTGCATTGGGGCCTGTGGCCTTGCCCCAGTCATGACGGTGGATGGAAAAGTTTATGGGCGCCTTAACGATCCTAAGGAAGTTGAACATATCTTAGCGACCTACGAAACGGAGAATCAGATCTCAGAGACCGTCGTACATTAG
- a CDS encoding tRNA threonylcarbamoyladenosine dehydratase — protein sequence MQHEFSRTELLIGHFGLDKLRKSTVMIFGVGGVGSFTVEALARAGVGHLILVDFDDICLTNINRQLHALHSTVGEAKVEVMKRRILEINPKANVETIKEFYTSADADRLLERKLDYIVDAIDTVSSKVNLAKECLLRKIPLISSMGAGNRLTAENYRVTDISKTSGDPLAKAMRKLLRKEGITQGIKVVSSPDLPLPPLSTEADCKNNCICPSGDAHCAEKRQVPGSISFVPPVVGLLIAGEVVRDLLLE from the coding sequence ATGCAACACGAATTCTCAAGAACTGAACTTCTGATAGGACACTTTGGTTTGGACAAGCTTCGCAAGAGCACGGTCATGATTTTCGGGGTCGGAGGGGTGGGATCCTTCACCGTGGAAGCGCTGGCTCGTGCAGGTGTCGGGCATTTAATCCTGGTAGACTTTGATGATATTTGTTTAACGAATATCAACCGCCAATTACATGCCCTCCACTCCACCGTTGGCGAAGCCAAGGTCGAAGTCATGAAACGTCGGATTTTGGAGATTAATCCAAAGGCCAATGTGGAAACAATTAAAGAGTTCTATACTTCCGCTGATGCGGACCGTTTACTTGAGCGTAAACTAGACTATATTGTCGATGCCATCGATACCGTTTCTAGTAAAGTAAATTTGGCGAAAGAATGTTTACTTCGCAAAATTCCCTTGATCTCTAGCATGGGGGCTGGAAACCGCCTGACAGCCGAGAACTACAGGGTAACAGACATTTCTAAGACGAGTGGAGATCCGCTTGCCAAAGCCATGCGCAAACTACTTCGCAAAGAAGGAATTACCCAGGGAATTAAAGTGGTATCTTCCCCTGATCTTCCACTTCCTCCGCTCTCAACAGAAGCAGATTGTAAAAATAACTGTATCTGCCCAAGCGGGGATGCCCACTGTGCAGAAAAACGCCAAGTCCCAGGAAGTATTTCCTTTGTTCCACCCGTTGTTGGACTTCTGATAGCCGGGGAAGTCGTGCGGGATCTCTTACTGGAATAA
- a CDS encoding HD-GYP domain-containing protein gives MKNLPKAFVRLFILMTLLALIIWLRAICQMEWSSKDIFHLLIFGLLAAASESLPVSLPRGGFVTVGFAVFLSVAILFPLGVSSSVALIGGMLVFGKEVRGEPFFKRVFNASQFVVSLGVAGVVLKTTGTGFSVEPQAIIIYLLAALAYMLTNMTVVAIALGGLQTKSPWHIWLGNIRWSIPNFVALAPLGLLMALIYNNYGSVGLFLLFIPLLISRHSFQLYMDMRENYLNTVQALVQALEAKDTYTSGHSSRVEQLAVMMAESIEMSEDKIELLKYAAVLHDVGKIGVSEIILNKEGKLLDSEWESIRSHPIIGQKIIKSIKFMFDIGNVVRHHHERYDGKGYPDGIKGEEIPLDSRIIAVADTYDAITSDRSYRKGNTYDEAIKELKRVAGAQLDPAMVEVFCKVVTKETSREMLSAERIQIA, from the coding sequence ATGAAGAATCTGCCGAAGGCCTTTGTCCGGCTTTTTATTTTAATGACACTATTAGCTTTAATAATTTGGCTTAGGGCAATATGTCAAATGGAGTGGTCCTCAAAAGATATCTTTCATTTGCTGATTTTCGGCTTACTTGCAGCTGCCAGTGAATCTTTGCCAGTTTCATTACCCAGGGGTGGATTTGTGACTGTGGGCTTTGCTGTGTTCCTTAGTGTAGCCATTCTTTTCCCTTTAGGGGTTTCTTCATCCGTAGCCCTTATTGGCGGAATGTTGGTTTTTGGGAAGGAAGTACGGGGAGAACCATTTTTCAAAAGGGTGTTTAATGCTTCACAGTTTGTAGTATCGTTAGGCGTAGCAGGCGTGGTACTTAAGACTACAGGAACAGGTTTTAGCGTCGAACCTCAGGCCATTATTATTTATCTTTTGGCGGCATTGGCTTATATGCTAACAAATATGACAGTGGTGGCAATTGCCTTAGGTGGATTACAAACCAAATCCCCTTGGCACATTTGGCTGGGGAATATTCGCTGGTCAATTCCAAACTTTGTTGCTTTGGCACCTCTTGGTTTGCTTATGGCTTTGATTTATAATAATTACGGTTCAGTTGGGCTCTTCCTGCTCTTTATTCCATTATTAATTTCCCGTCATTCTTTTCAACTCTACATGGACATGAGAGAAAATTACCTTAACACGGTCCAAGCTTTGGTTCAGGCACTTGAAGCGAAAGATACGTACACAAGCGGACACTCCTCTAGAGTTGAGCAACTGGCAGTAATGATGGCCGAATCAATCGAAATGAGTGAAGACAAGATAGAACTTCTCAAATACGCAGCAGTTTTGCATGACGTAGGAAAGATAGGGGTTAGCGAGATAATCTTGAACAAAGAGGGGAAACTCCTGGACTCAGAGTGGGAATCAATTCGCAGTCATCCAATCATTGGTCAAAAGATTATTAAAAGCATTAAATTTATGTTCGATATCGGAAATGTGGTTCGCCATCACCACGAGCGTTATGATGGGAAGGGCTATCCAGATGGAATCAAAGGGGAAGAGATTCCACTAGATTCACGGATTATTGCCGTAGCAGACACATATGATGCGATCACTTCAGACCGTAGCTATCGCAAGGGGAATACGTATGACGAAGCTATTAAAGAGCTTAAAAGAGTTGCTGGAGCACAATTAGATCCAGCAATGGTTGAAGTCTTTTGTAAAGTGGTTACAAAGGAAACGTCAAGAGAGATGCTTAGTGCTGAACGAATACAGATCGCTTAG
- a CDS encoding DUF445 domain-containing protein — protein MVKKRNNTQSANLTLGGITLGFLLSYPFHTSFVGGLISSGCTAGMIGGLADWFAVTALFRRPLGIRPGKVLRTEIIPQNRERIYAALADMVQHELLSQDVLKRKLSAWNLSGVLIRIFAEQDVREAVSLLLANLAEDIEHHVEPDKLKQQIRSVVEENVHSLNLSRTLAEIVEFSLAHGDVDQALTVICRTFYEFMDQPLVSGALTEMIEAALMRYGDNNPTRKIIGKFLPSPEILAKGLQEKVKITLQDGTVERWLKDSLLRLTLELKTNSSLQERLNAFIIQALNGSTVKAFEIQALIEKFFSNLEDNWDGYLEKLERNLDLRQKMDEGIKQILEKQIAYHHNAIGRMVREGLDPLTDETLVELIEDKAGNDLQMIRINGSVVGGLVGVLIYVLGVVLRS, from the coding sequence ATGGTGAAGAAAAGAAATAATACCCAGAGTGCTAATCTAACCCTTGGGGGAATTACCCTTGGATTTTTGTTAAGTTACCCATTTCATACTAGTTTTGTAGGTGGACTCATCTCTAGTGGTTGCACTGCTGGGATGATCGGGGGGCTTGCTGATTGGTTTGCAGTAACCGCGCTCTTTCGGCGTCCGCTGGGAATTCGACCGGGTAAGGTGCTACGGACGGAGATTATTCCGCAGAACAGGGAACGGATTTATGCGGCTTTGGCTGATATGGTACAGCATGAACTACTTTCGCAAGACGTACTTAAGCGTAAACTATCCGCCTGGAATCTTTCTGGAGTGCTGATCCGGATATTTGCAGAGCAGGACGTTCGTGAGGCTGTGAGTCTATTACTTGCCAATCTCGCGGAGGATATCGAACACCATGTTGAGCCGGACAAGCTTAAACAGCAGATTCGGAGCGTAGTTGAAGAAAACGTGCATAGCTTGAATCTCTCTCGAACTCTTGCTGAAATAGTCGAGTTTTCCCTGGCACATGGAGATGTTGATCAGGCGCTGACGGTTATTTGCCGGACATTTTATGAATTTATGGACCAACCTTTGGTGAGTGGTGCTTTAACGGAGATGATAGAGGCTGCCTTAATGCGATATGGGGATAATAATCCCACGCGTAAAATTATCGGAAAGTTCCTTCCCTCACCTGAGATTCTGGCGAAAGGACTCCAAGAAAAGGTTAAAATAACGTTACAGGATGGTACGGTCGAGCGGTGGTTGAAGGATTCATTGCTCCGCTTAACGTTAGAACTCAAAACTAATTCTTCGCTCCAAGAACGACTCAATGCCTTTATCATCCAGGCCCTGAATGGGAGCACTGTAAAGGCATTCGAGATACAAGCTTTAATTGAGAAGTTTTTTAGTAATTTAGAGGACAATTGGGATGGTTACCTCGAAAAACTAGAGCGTAATCTTGATCTGAGGCAGAAGATGGATGAAGGGATCAAACAAATTCTCGAAAAACAGATTGCCTATCACCACAATGCGATTGGACGTATGGTTCGTGAGGGGTTAGACCCTTTGACAGATGAAACGCTCGTTGAATTGATAGAGGACAAGGCCGGGAATGACCTGCAAATGATTCGGATCAATGGATCAGTCGTCGGTGGATTGGTCGGAGTATTGATCTACGTACTCGGGGTGGTGTTACGCTCATGA
- a CDS encoding NADH-dependent [FeFe] hydrogenase, group A6, whose translation MDIQLTINDVSVTVPEGMSILDAARTINIDIPTLCYLNLHEMRLNNHIASCRVCLVEVEGRRTLAPSCSTPVSSGMVVKTDTLQAIQARRTMVELLLSDHPKSCLTCPKNLDCDLQSLAADLGVRNISYEGEESEFEIDKSSLAIIRDPNKCIRCRRCETMCDDVQTVGVYSAVGRGFETVVKTAFDLPLHETSCTFCGQCLAVCPTGALMELDQVDKVWKALNDPTRYVIVETAPAVRVALGEGFGLEPGTIVTGKMVAALRKLGFDRVFDTEFGADVTIMEEATELIHRIEHGGRLPILTSCCPAWVKFFEHQFPDLLDIPSTCKSPHQMLGVLAKSYYAEKYGIDPNKITVVSIMPCVAKKYEAARPELGQDPVTPDVDIVITTRELSRMIREAGIHFDHLKDEEFDHPLGESTGAAVVFGATGGVIEAALRTAYEWLTGQPLENVEFESLRGMDGIKEAVIPIGGRDFRIAVTHGLGNARTILEKIQAGDAHYDAIEIMACPGGCIGGGGQPYHHGNLEILKARAAAIYQEDRSKPLRKSHENPAVLALYKDFIGEPYGEKAHKLLHTSFTQRRKI comes from the coding sequence ATGGATATTCAGCTTACCATCAACGACGTATCTGTTACTGTACCAGAAGGAATGTCCATCTTAGATGCAGCTCGCACCATAAACATCGATATTCCAACTTTATGCTATCTCAACCTTCACGAAATGAGACTCAATAATCACATCGCTTCCTGCCGAGTCTGCTTGGTCGAAGTTGAGGGACGTCGTACTTTAGCCCCCTCCTGTTCAACCCCTGTCTCCAGTGGCATGGTCGTTAAAACGGATACGCTTCAAGCCATTCAGGCGAGACGGACCATGGTTGAACTCCTTCTTTCAGACCATCCCAAATCCTGTTTGACCTGTCCCAAAAATCTAGATTGTGACCTCCAGTCGCTTGCAGCGGATTTAGGCGTGCGTAACATCTCCTATGAAGGGGAAGAATCAGAGTTTGAAATCGATAAATCCAGTTTGGCAATCATTCGTGACCCAAACAAATGTATTCGTTGCCGCCGCTGTGAAACGATGTGTGATGATGTTCAGACCGTGGGCGTTTACTCTGCCGTAGGGCGCGGTTTTGAAACTGTTGTCAAAACGGCCTTTGATCTACCGCTTCACGAGACGTCTTGTACGTTCTGTGGACAATGTTTAGCGGTCTGCCCCACTGGCGCCTTAATGGAATTAGACCAAGTTGATAAAGTGTGGAAGGCTCTCAACGATCCGACACGCTATGTTATTGTCGAAACGGCACCTGCTGTACGAGTCGCCCTCGGAGAAGGTTTTGGATTAGAACCAGGGACGATTGTCACGGGGAAAATGGTTGCAGCCCTGCGTAAACTTGGCTTCGACCGTGTCTTTGATACTGAGTTCGGGGCTGATGTGACGATTATGGAGGAAGCAACGGAATTAATTCATCGCATAGAACACGGCGGTCGTCTGCCTATCCTCACCAGTTGTTGTCCGGCCTGGGTCAAGTTCTTTGAACACCAATTTCCAGATCTGCTAGACATCCCTTCAACCTGTAAATCTCCCCATCAAATGTTAGGGGTCTTAGCTAAAAGTTACTATGCGGAAAAGTATGGGATTGATCCTAATAAAATAACCGTTGTCTCTATCATGCCATGTGTAGCCAAGAAATACGAAGCAGCCCGCCCTGAGTTAGGGCAAGACCCCGTCACCCCGGATGTGGACATCGTCATCACTACCCGAGAACTTTCGCGCATGATTAGAGAAGCTGGCATTCATTTTGATCACCTCAAAGATGAAGAGTTTGATCACCCCTTAGGAGAATCAACCGGTGCTGCCGTGGTTTTTGGAGCCACCGGCGGAGTAATCGAAGCGGCGTTGCGGACTGCCTACGAATGGCTGACTGGTCAACCCTTAGAAAATGTCGAATTTGAATCTCTTAGGGGAATGGATGGGATAAAAGAAGCAGTCATCCCCATCGGCGGGCGAGACTTTCGGATTGCAGTCACACACGGTCTAGGTAATGCTCGTACTATTTTAGAAAAGATACAAGCAGGGGATGCCCATTATGACGCGATCGAAATTATGGCTTGCCCAGGGGGATGCATTGGGGGTGGTGGACAGCCCTATCACCATGGCAACCTTGAAATTCTCAAGGCCCGAGCTGCTGCCATTTATCAAGAAGATCGCTCCAAACCCTTGCGCAAATCGCATGAAAACCCAGCTGTCCTTGCTCTCTACAAGGATTTCATTGGCGAACCCTACGGAGAAAAGGCGCACAAATTACTTCATACCAGCTTTACGCAGCGGAGAAAGATATAA
- a CDS encoding NADH-quinone oxidoreductase subunit NuoF, with protein MKLKNTDELNALKIQNLVLLENRRVPNNSANTSESQDRPRHVMVCGGTGCHASNSPEIAKLLIQELQRRGLSDKVQVLQTGCFGFCEKGPILEIHPDNVLYVEVSTEDVADIVEEHFIQGKLVERLLYIDPNTEKRFASDLPFYHSQLRIALRNCSYIAPEDIREYIAADGYQALSKVLFNMSPTSVIEEIKKSGLRGRGGGGFPTGTKWELTRQNEAKQRYIICNADEGDPGAFMDRSILEGDPHSVLEAMLIAGSSIGASHGFIYIRAEYPLAIHRLEIAIKQARQYGLLGEKILGSEFCFDVEIKYGAGAFVCGEETALIHSIEGTRGEPSVKPPFPAQQGLWGKPTCVNNVETLANIPPIILKGADWYAGIGTEKSKGTKVFALAGKVNNVGLVEVPMGTTLRKIIFDIGGGIKRHKSFKAAQTGGPSGGCIPAKHLDTPIDYESLIAIGSMMGSGGLIVMDEGDCMVNIAKFFLEFTVDESCGRCTACRVGTKRLHEILTKITEGKGALDDLDKLEKLCKTIKVSSLCGLGQSAPNPILSTIEYFRDEYLAHIVDKTCPAGVCKSLLRYHITDKCKGCTLCAKHCPAGCITGSTKDRHIIDQERCLKCGACMEKCHFGAISHH; from the coding sequence ATGAAGCTCAAAAACACAGACGAACTAAATGCCCTAAAAATCCAAAACCTCGTTCTTCTTGAAAATCGGCGTGTACCTAATAACTCTGCTAATACTTCAGAATCGCAAGACAGACCAAGGCACGTTATGGTCTGTGGAGGAACCGGTTGTCATGCCTCAAACAGTCCAGAAATAGCCAAACTTCTCATTCAAGAACTACAACGACGCGGATTATCTGATAAGGTTCAGGTTCTTCAAACGGGTTGCTTTGGTTTTTGCGAAAAGGGACCCATTCTTGAGATTCACCCCGATAATGTCCTCTATGTTGAAGTTTCAACCGAGGATGTAGCTGACATCGTCGAAGAACATTTCATTCAAGGGAAGCTAGTGGAACGCCTTCTCTATATCGATCCAAATACCGAAAAGCGTTTTGCGTCTGACCTCCCCTTTTACCATAGTCAGCTTCGCATTGCGCTACGAAATTGCAGCTATATTGCTCCTGAAGACATTCGTGAATATATCGCCGCCGACGGCTATCAAGCCTTATCTAAAGTCCTTTTCAATATGAGTCCAACCTCAGTCATAGAAGAGATTAAAAAAAGCGGACTCCGTGGGCGTGGTGGCGGAGGATTTCCTACAGGTACGAAGTGGGAATTAACACGTCAAAATGAGGCTAAACAACGATATATCATTTGCAATGCGGATGAAGGGGATCCAGGCGCCTTTATGGACCGCTCTATCTTAGAAGGCGACCCTCATAGCGTTTTGGAAGCCATGCTCATCGCGGGTTCTTCGATCGGAGCTTCCCACGGATTCATCTATATCCGAGCAGAATACCCTTTAGCCATTCATCGTTTAGAAATCGCAATTAAACAAGCCCGACAATACGGATTACTCGGGGAAAAGATCTTGGGCAGTGAATTTTGCTTTGACGTTGAGATAAAATACGGAGCCGGTGCCTTTGTCTGCGGGGAAGAGACCGCACTTATTCATTCCATAGAAGGAACCCGAGGAGAGCCTTCGGTTAAACCCCCCTTCCCTGCCCAACAAGGACTCTGGGGAAAACCTACCTGTGTCAACAATGTGGAAACCTTGGCTAACATCCCCCCTATTATTTTAAAGGGCGCTGACTGGTATGCTGGAATCGGCACAGAAAAAAGCAAAGGGACCAAAGTGTTTGCTTTAGCTGGTAAGGTCAATAATGTTGGACTTGTGGAAGTCCCTATGGGGACAACCCTCCGAAAAATAATTTTTGACATTGGCGGAGGAATCAAACGCCACAAATCATTTAAAGCCGCGCAGACAGGAGGTCCTTCTGGCGGGTGTATTCCAGCCAAACACCTGGATACTCCCATTGATTATGAATCCCTAATTGCCATCGGCTCTATGATGGGCTCCGGGGGGCTCATCGTCATGGATGAAGGGGATTGCATGGTCAATATCGCTAAGTTTTTCCTCGAGTTTACGGTCGATGAATCCTGCGGGCGCTGTACCGCTTGCAGAGTGGGCACCAAACGTCTTCATGAAATTCTAACCAAAATCACGGAAGGCAAGGGGGCCTTAGATGATTTAGATAAGCTCGAAAAACTGTGCAAGACGATCAAGGTCTCTTCCCTCTGCGGGCTTGGGCAAAGTGCACCCAATCCGATTCTTTCCACGATAGAGTATTTCCGAGACGAATATCTAGCCCATATCGTTGATAAAACCTGTCCAGCCGGGGTTTGCAAAAGCTTGCTTAGGTATCACATCACAGACAAATGCAAAGGATGTACACTTTGTGCCAAGCACTGCCCCGCCGGTTGCATCACAGGATCAACCAAAGATCGTCACATCATCGACCAAGAACGTTGCTTAAAATGCGGAGCATGCATGGAGAAATGCCATTTCGGTGCCATTAGTCATCATTAA
- a CDS encoding MarR family transcriptional regulator, producing the protein MIEEKEVALMEETDLLFRSVWKKYQCFLMPEHSELSMHQMMFLKYLERRETCTPSDIAQQFGITLGAVTGFVDRLYKLGLITRTRSEEDRRVVLIQLSPQGIEPLNAFEKERETKFIQIFKKLDALQVAEFNKALEQLNAVLDSLASDEK; encoded by the coding sequence GTGATCGAAGAAAAAGAAGTTGCTCTCATGGAGGAGACAGACCTTCTATTTAGGAGTGTTTGGAAAAAGTACCAATGCTTCCTAATGCCTGAACATAGCGAATTATCCATGCACCAAATGATGTTTCTGAAATATTTGGAACGTAGAGAAACCTGTACACCCTCTGATATTGCACAACAGTTCGGGATTACGTTGGGAGCAGTCACTGGATTTGTGGATCGTCTTTATAAGTTAGGTCTCATCACACGAACTCGTAGCGAGGAAGACCGTCGAGTGGTCCTTATCCAACTCTCTCCACAGGGAATTGAGCCTTTAAATGCTTTTGAAAAGGAAAGAGAAACAAAGTTTATACAGATCTTTAAAAAGCTGGATGCCCTTCAAGTGGCGGAATTTAATAAGGCCTTAGAACAGTTGAACGCTGTTCTGGATAGTTTAGCATCAGATGAGAAATAA
- a CDS encoding DUF5317 domain-containing protein, with the protein MLIETLILGAAFSLLRKGKLSRLSQLVLREFWLVPLALLIQSGVYWAAVRGAEIGLSWFSPVLDTVSYFLLLIFAVRNILLPGMHWLTLGILLNTLVIATNGGVMPVDPLFLPETSRHALLGGQGTHGLMTVATHLSFLADRFYLDILGLRKQVFSIGDLLIDIGSFLLVFRTMTNKLDKTNHRIIGMNLNN; encoded by the coding sequence ATGCTTATAGAAACGTTGATTCTTGGGGCGGCGTTTAGCCTTCTGAGAAAGGGCAAACTAAGTCGGCTAAGCCAGCTGGTCCTTCGGGAATTTTGGTTGGTCCCTTTGGCTTTATTGATACAGAGTGGCGTCTATTGGGCTGCTGTTAGAGGAGCGGAGATAGGTCTCAGTTGGTTCAGTCCAGTGCTCGATACGGTGTCCTATTTTTTATTGTTAATATTCGCTGTGCGTAATATATTACTACCCGGAATGCATTGGCTCACGTTAGGAATTTTGCTTAATACCCTCGTAATTGCTACAAACGGTGGAGTCATGCCAGTCGACCCCTTATTTCTTCCAGAGACCAGTCGTCATGCATTATTAGGGGGGCAAGGGACTCACGGGTTGATGACAGTGGCGACACACCTCAGCTTCTTGGCGGATCGCTTCTATTTGGATATCTTGGGGCTGAGAAAACAAGTGTTTAGTATCGGAGATTTGCTGATTGATATTGGTAGTTTTCTTCTGGTTTTCAGGACGATGACCAACAAGCTGGATAAAACAAATCATCGAATCATTGGGATGAATTTAAACAACTAA
- a CDS encoding MFS transporter: MRRKPMGPMVILLIIQFLVMVGFGIVIPILPFFVNKLGGGALSLGIFMSAYSIMQFFFAPFWGRLSDRIGRRPVILIGLSGYGLTFLMFGLVNNLYLLIGLRALSGMVSSATLPTAMAYLADITVGEERSKGMGLIGAAMGLGMIFGPALGGLLGHYSFSLPFFVAGGLALLLLPFTWAFLPESLKQPTSNLSGRKRPRLTLAVLQDPMFALFAFNFVLSFTMSMFESTFALLAAAKVGFGPRDMGVTFAILGVFAVIVQGGLIGKLVKKFGDTKLVNTGAVLCAVGLLLIILSADYKNIFFLVASTVIFMVGNSLMVPTSSSLVTKQSTQGQGASLGLFQSFASLGRILGPVTGGALFGIGMGLPYVTGAALLGLIVLFFGSKIRVNARPPLVQE, translated from the coding sequence ATGCGGAGAAAACCGATGGGTCCAATGGTGATCTTGCTAATTATACAGTTTTTGGTCATGGTGGGATTTGGTATCGTGATTCCCATCCTTCCATTCTTTGTGAATAAGTTAGGCGGGGGAGCACTTTCCCTAGGGATTTTTATGTCCGCCTATTCCATCATGCAGTTCTTTTTCGCACCCTTTTGGGGCAGACTGTCTGATCGTATTGGTAGACGACCGGTTATTCTTATAGGGTTGAGCGGGTATGGTCTAACCTTTCTAATGTTCGGGTTGGTAAACAACCTATATTTGCTGATTGGACTTCGTGCTTTGTCTGGAATGGTTTCATCGGCGACGCTTCCGACAGCGATGGCGTATTTAGCGGATATTACAGTAGGCGAGGAACGCTCGAAGGGGATGGGATTGATTGGAGCAGCGATGGGACTTGGCATGATCTTCGGTCCAGCCCTAGGCGGCTTGCTCGGTCACTACAGTTTCTCTTTGCCTTTCTTTGTGGCTGGAGGTTTGGCTTTATTGCTTCTGCCGTTCACGTGGGCATTCTTGCCGGAATCCCTGAAGCAACCGACCTCTAACCTTTCGGGCCGTAAAAGGCCTAGACTTACTTTAGCCGTGTTACAAGACCCTATGTTTGCACTTTTTGCTTTTAATTTTGTCTTGAGTTTTACTATGTCCATGTTTGAGAGTACGTTTGCTTTACTAGCAGCAGCGAAGGTGGGCTTCGGTCCTCGGGACATGGGGGTCACATTTGCCATTTTGGGTGTTTTCGCTGTGATTGTTCAGGGTGGACTTATCGGCAAATTGGTGAAGAAATTTGGAGATACTAAGCTCGTGAACACCGGTGCAGTCTTATGTGCAGTGGGCCTTCTACTTATCATCCTGTCCGCGGATTATAAGAACATCTTTTTTTTAGTAGCGTCCACCGTGATCTTCATGGTAGGTAATTCTTTGATGGTTCCAACAAGCTCCAGTCTCGTCACGAAACAAAGTACGCAAGGGCAAGGTGCCTCCCTAGGCCTTTTTCAGTCCTTTGCAAGTTTAGGGAGAATATTGGGTCCTGTGACCGGCGGAGCCCTTTTTGGAATAGGTATGGGTTTGCCATATGTCACTGGAGCCGCCCTATTGGGGCTGATCGTCTTATTCTTTGGGAGTAAAATTAGAGTGAACGCACGCCCTCCACTGGTACAAGAATAG